CGCCCAAGTACCGTCCGTCACAATGGCATTCCGCACAGGTACGGACGGACACGGGGAGCGAGCGGCGTCATGGACGGGTTGGTCGAGTTCAAGACCGAGGACGGCGTGCGCGTGGTCGTCGAGGGAGTCGAGGACGAGGACGGCGCGCGGCTGGTCTCGCGCGGCGACGGACCGGCTCGGGCGGCGCGCACCTTCGAGGACTCCCTGGACGGTGTGCGGGCCGCCGCCGCGTCCGCGCTGCGGGTCTTCCGCGACGGCTCGCTCCGGCCCGACTCGGTGGAGCTGGAGTTCGGCGTCAAGCTGAGCGCGGAGGCCGGCGCGGTCATCGCGAAGGGCTCGGCGGAAGGGCACCTGGTGGTGAGGCTGAGCTGGTCGCCGGAGCAGTCGCCCGCCCGCCCGCTGGGCCCGGACGCCGCCGGCCGGTCATGAGCGGTGCCGCGTGGCACGCCCGGGTCGAGTGCGGCAAGGAGGTCGGTGCCGGATTCCTGGTCTCCGCCCGTCGGCTGCTCACCTGCGCCCACGTCGTCAGGTGGAGCGGCGACGCGGGGGTCACGGTGTCCTTCCCGGGCCGCCGGGAGCTGGGCGAGCTGTCCGCCACGGTCGCCGTGCACGGCGGCTG
This region of Streptomyces ambofaciens ATCC 23877 genomic DNA includes:
- a CDS encoding CU044_2847 family protein, with product MDGLVEFKTEDGVRVVVEGVEDEDGARLVSRGDGPARAARTFEDSLDGVRAAAASALRVFRDGSLRPDSVELEFGVKLSAEAGAVIAKGSAEGHLVVRLSWSPEQSPARPLGPDAAGRS